One Porphyromonas pogonae genomic region harbors:
- a CDS encoding exo-beta-N-acetylmuramidase NamZ family protein: MKKRALIIFSFFCVLATLCYAQTDSVVVGAARLNEYLPMIHKKRVALFSNHTGLVEGRHTLDVLLEHRVKVTALFSPEHGFRGNADAGEHVSSGKDPSTGVPIYSLYDGRSRYPSQQSMKTFDVLLVDIQDVGLRYYTYYISMMRLMEACARYGKKVVVLDRPNPNGMYVDGPILDMKYKSGVGLLPIPVVHGLTLGELARMAIGEHWLDKKTQSLDLKVIPCLHYTHGTRYTLPVAPSPNLPDMKSVYLYPSLCYFEGTVVSLGRGTDKPFRIYGHPGMVGYSFNFTPKSVPGAKNPPLLNKLCFGVDLSSLANEDIVSHKICLDYVINAYRNLNMGEKFFTPFFEKLIGVSYVRTMIMEGKSSDEIRSRWNTDVEKFKELRKPYLLYSE, encoded by the coding sequence ATGAAAAAAAGAGCATTGATTATCTTTTCCTTTTTTTGTGTATTGGCTACCTTATGCTATGCGCAGACAGACAGCGTAGTGGTAGGTGCCGCCCGGCTAAATGAGTATTTGCCCATGATTCACAAGAAACGGGTAGCTTTATTCTCAAATCATACAGGCTTGGTCGAGGGGAGACATACACTGGATGTTTTGCTTGAGCATCGTGTCAAGGTCACAGCGCTCTTCTCTCCGGAGCATGGATTCAGAGGCAATGCCGATGCGGGAGAGCATGTGTCGAGTGGCAAAGACCCATCCACCGGTGTGCCTATCTATTCGCTTTATGATGGTAGATCCCGGTATCCGTCACAGCAAAGTATGAAAACTTTCGATGTATTGCTTGTGGATATTCAGGATGTGGGGCTCAGATACTATACCTATTATATATCCATGATGAGACTCATGGAAGCTTGTGCCCGATACGGGAAGAAAGTGGTTGTGCTCGACCGTCCCAATCCCAACGGTATGTATGTAGATGGCCCTATATTGGATATGAAATACAAATCAGGGGTGGGGCTACTGCCTATCCCTGTAGTACACGGACTCACGTTGGGGGAGCTGGCACGCATGGCTATAGGTGAGCATTGGCTGGACAAGAAAACTCAGAGTCTTGATCTCAAGGTAATACCTTGCCTCCACTATACTCATGGGACCCGCTATACCTTGCCTGTGGCTCCATCGCCCAACTTGCCCGATATGAAATCGGTGTACTTATATCCATCGCTTTGCTACTTCGAAGGTACCGTGGTGAGTTTGGGCAGAGGCACAGATAAACCATTTAGGATTTACGGGCATCCGGGGATGGTGGGGTATAGCTTCAATTTCACTCCCAAGAGCGTACCCGGAGCCAAGAACCCACCGTTACTCAACAAACTTTGCTTCGGTGTGGACTTGTCTTCTTTGGCCAATGAAGATATTGTTTCCCATAAGATCTGCTTGGACTATGTGATCAATGCTTATCGCAACCTGAATATGGGAGAGAAATTCTTTACTCCGTTTTTTGAAAAGCTCATCGGTGTGAGCTATGTGCGTACGATGATCATGGAGGGAAAGAGTAGTGACGAGATCAGGTCAAGGTGGAATACCGACGTTGAGAAGTTCAAAGAATTGCGCAAACCTTATTTATTATACAGTGAATAG
- a CDS encoding sodium:solute symporter, producing MNPSIVIITVIAYFALLFTIAYITGRKADNAGFFIGNRKSRWYMVAFAMIGSSISGVTFVSVPGMVATGAFSYLQMVLGFVVGQFLIAFVLIPLFYKMSLVSIYEYLENRFGLSSYKTGAWFFFISKMLGAAVRLFLVCLTLQYLVFAPLRLPFVLNVFVTMLLVWLYTFQGGVKSLIWTDSFKTLCIIVSVVLCIVYIASELGLGLGGIASTIRESDYSQIFFFDDVNDKRYFFKQFLAGVFTVIATTGLDQDMMQRTLSCKNYKDSQKNMITSGILQFFVIALFLMLGVLLYTFTAAKGIANPPKSDELFPMVATGGYFPIIVGVLFIVGLISSAYSAAGSALTALTTSFTLDILGARKKGEFSDVRIRKLVHIGMAVVMGVVIFVFNSLNKTSVIDAVYTLASYTYGPILGMFIFGIFSRRHLRDRWVPVVAVIAPILCYILQMNSEEWFDGYKFSYELLIFNALFTMVGLWILSLKNKEIKR from the coding sequence ATGAATCCTTCGATAGTCATCATCACAGTCATAGCATATTTTGCACTGCTTTTTACCATCGCATACATTACGGGACGTAAAGCCGATAATGCAGGTTTTTTTATCGGTAACCGCAAGTCCCGTTGGTACATGGTTGCCTTTGCCATGATAGGCTCCAGCATATCCGGAGTTACGTTTGTTTCTGTCCCGGGTATGGTAGCTACCGGGGCTTTTTCTTATTTACAGATGGTATTGGGGTTTGTAGTGGGGCAATTCCTCATAGCCTTTGTGCTCATTCCCCTTTTTTATAAGATGAGTCTTGTCTCGATCTATGAATATCTTGAAAATCGTTTTGGGCTCTCATCATATAAAACAGGTGCGTGGTTCTTTTTTATCTCCAAAATGCTGGGGGCAGCGGTACGATTGTTTCTTGTATGCCTCACGTTGCAGTATCTTGTATTTGCACCGCTGAGATTACCCTTTGTGCTCAATGTATTCGTGACTATGTTGCTCGTTTGGCTTTACACATTTCAGGGTGGTGTGAAGTCTCTGATCTGGACGGACTCCTTCAAGACGTTGTGCATCATTGTGTCGGTAGTACTTTGTATCGTTTACATTGCGTCGGAGTTGGGGTTAGGCTTAGGCGGCATTGCGAGTACTATTCGCGAAAGCGATTACTCCCAAATATTCTTCTTCGATGATGTCAATGACAAGCGATATTTCTTCAAACAGTTTCTGGCGGGTGTATTCACGGTGATTGCCACTACGGGGCTGGATCAGGATATGATGCAACGTACACTTAGTTGCAAAAACTATAAGGATTCACAGAAGAATATGATCACGAGCGGAATCTTGCAGTTCTTTGTGATTGCCTTGTTTCTGATGTTGGGCGTACTGCTCTATACCTTTACTGCAGCCAAAGGCATTGCCAATCCGCCCAAATCAGACGAGCTCTTTCCTATGGTCGCCACAGGCGGATATTTTCCCATTATAGTGGGAGTCCTGTTTATTGTGGGGCTTATATCATCTGCTTACTCAGCTGCGGGGTCAGCCCTTACCGCTCTTACAACATCTTTTACATTGGATATCTTGGGCGCGAGAAAGAAAGGGGAGTTTTCGGATGTCAGGATACGCAAGCTGGTACATATAGGTATGGCTGTTGTGATGGGGGTGGTAATCTTTGTTTTCAACTCTCTGAACAAGACCAGTGTGATAGACGCCGTTTACACCTTGGCGAGCTATACGTATGGGCCTATTTTGGGTATGTTTATTTTCGGGATATTCTCACGCCGTCATTTGCGTGACCGCTGGGTGCCCGTTGTCGCAGTTATAGCTCCGATACTCTGTTATATACTACAAATGAATTCGGAAGAATGGTTCGATGGGTATAAATTTAGCTACGAACTCCTTATCTTTAATGCATTATTTACGATGGTGGGATTGTGGATTCTGTCATTAAAAAACAAGGAAATCAAGAGATAA